The Methylobacterium currus genome contains a region encoding:
- a CDS encoding ABC transporter ATP-binding protein, translated as MLRIESLRRDRFGPFDLVLAAGEACAVTGPSGAGKSVLLRMIADLDPSEGRVSLDGIDREAMPAPLWRRQVTYLAAEAGWWAEGVAEHFSADAPARLAPERAALLLPPEVFGWPVARLSTGERQRLALLRALAGGPRVLLLDEPTASLDPESVRGAEAVIEARRAAGLIVVLVSHDPAQVARLTTRRLAVAGGRPA; from the coding sequence ATGCTCCGCATCGAGTCCCTCCGCCGCGACCGTTTCGGGCCCTTCGACCTCGTGCTGGCCGCAGGCGAGGCCTGCGCGGTCACCGGCCCGTCGGGGGCGGGCAAGAGCGTGCTGCTGCGCATGATCGCCGATCTCGACCCGTCCGAGGGCCGGGTCAGCCTCGACGGGATCGACCGGGAGGCGATGCCGGCGCCGCTCTGGCGCCGACAGGTGACCTACCTCGCCGCTGAAGCAGGATGGTGGGCCGAGGGCGTGGCCGAGCATTTTTCCGCCGACGCGCCCGCCCGCCTCGCCCCGGAGCGGGCGGCCCTGCTCCTGCCGCCGGAGGTGTTTGGCTGGCCGGTGGCGCGGCTCTCCACCGGCGAGCGCCAGCGCCTCGCCTTGCTGCGGGCGCTCGCCGGCGGGCCGCGCGTGCTGCTCCTCGACGAGCCGACCGCCTCCCTCGATCCCGAGAGCGTGCGGGGCGCCGAGGCGGTGATCGAGGCGCGCCGCGCCGCCGGGCTCATCGTCGTCCTCGTCTCCCACGATCCCGCCCAGGTGGCGCGCCTGACCACCCGCCGGCTCGCCGTGGCGGGCGGACGCCCCGCATGA
- the istA gene encoding IS21-like element ISMex13 family transposase — protein sequence MVLLGELVMILDLHRQGLSVSAIARRTGRDPKTIRKYIERGLEPPAYGPRQPGRPSKLAPYLDYLRERITAFPDLSAVRLTRELRERGYTGAYTAVKRFAAAIRPPEAKPYEVRFETPAGQQAQVDFARFLVTFTDAPDTTCIVWLFSLVLGHSRHIEARFVLHQDLQTLLRCHMQAFTAIGGVPIEILYDRMKTAVTGEDADGHIVYNRSLLALAQHYGFLPRACRPYRAKTKGKVERPFSYIRQDFFLARSFRDLDDLNRQLRSWLDTVANVRLHGTTQRIVSEAFAAERPELQPLPALPFDALLTLERRVSHDGLVSIGGNYYSVPDRTRRVVEVHQLPDTIRILDGGRLVASHPILEGRRQYRIDPDHRQGTAARAMRRGHPDGLPIGRHGDHVARRSLAVYQAVGERLAGGIGGQR from the coding sequence ATGGTTCTGCTGGGAGAACTCGTCATGATCTTGGACCTGCACCGACAGGGCCTGTCCGTCTCCGCCATCGCCCGCCGGACCGGCCGCGATCCGAAGACGATCCGCAAGTACATCGAGCGCGGCCTCGAGCCGCCGGCCTACGGCCCGCGTCAGCCCGGCCGCCCGAGCAAGCTCGCGCCCTATCTCGATTATCTGCGCGAGCGGATCACCGCCTTCCCCGACCTGAGTGCCGTGCGCCTGACCCGCGAGTTGCGCGAGCGCGGCTACACCGGTGCCTACACCGCGGTGAAGCGGTTCGCCGCCGCGATCCGGCCGCCCGAGGCCAAGCCCTACGAGGTCCGCTTCGAGACCCCGGCCGGCCAGCAGGCGCAGGTCGACTTCGCCCGCTTCCTCGTCACCTTCACGGATGCGCCGGACACGACCTGCATCGTCTGGCTGTTCTCGCTGGTGCTCGGCCATTCCCGGCACATCGAGGCGCGCTTCGTCCTGCATCAGGACCTGCAAACGCTGCTGCGCTGTCACATGCAGGCCTTCACCGCGATCGGCGGCGTGCCGATCGAGATCCTCTACGATCGCATGAAGACGGCGGTCACCGGCGAGGATGCGGACGGCCACATCGTCTACAACCGATCCCTGCTGGCACTCGCCCAGCACTACGGATTCCTGCCGCGCGCCTGCCGCCCGTACCGGGCCAAGACCAAGGGGAAGGTCGAGCGACCGTTCTCCTACATCCGCCAGGACTTCTTCCTCGCACGTTCCTTCCGCGACCTCGACGACCTCAACCGCCAGCTTCGGAGCTGGCTCGATACCGTCGCCAACGTCCGCTTGCACGGCACCACGCAGCGGATCGTCTCGGAAGCCTTCGCCGCCGAGCGGCCCGAGTTGCAGCCCTTGCCGGCTCTGCCCTTCGACGCTCTGCTCACGCTGGAGCGGCGCGTCAGCCACGATGGCCTCGTCTCGATCGGTGGCAACTATTACAGCGTACCGGATCGGACCCGGCGCGTCGTCGAGGTGCATCAGTTGCCCGACACGATCCGCATCCTCGATGGTGGCCGGCTCGTCGCGAGCCATCCGATCCTGGAGGGACGACGGCAGTACCGCATCGACCCCGACCATCGGCAAGGCACGGCCGCTCGGGCCATGCGCCGCGGCCATCCCGACGGTCTGCCGATCGGCCGCCATGGCGATCACGTCGCCCGGCGCTCGCTGGCTGTCTACCAGGCAGTCGGCGAACGGCTCGCCGGCGGGATCGGAGGCCAGCGATGA
- a CDS encoding LysR family transcriptional regulator yields the protein MPITRTDLTDLASFLAIARHRSFRRAGLELGVSASALSHALRQMEARFGVRLINRTSRSVTLTSAGEDLLAVLDAPFLAIGSALDVLNRHRDPGDAAGRIRLNVLEHASTLLLAPVLPVFHTRHPRVEIDIRVSNALLDVVEAGADAGIRYGGTVPQDMIAQRLSADLRWVVVGAPAYLERHGTPDHPQALSAHRCLRIRLGDESLYRWEFERAGEPLALDVPGAVTLDNTQFALALAAAGGGLAYLPEPCVAPLVAAGMLRIVLAEWAPMGAGFYLYYPGRRQLPTGLRLLIDLIREVQPLGL from the coding sequence ATGCCGATCACGCGGACCGACCTCACCGACCTCGCCAGCTTTCTCGCCATCGCGCGCCATCGCAGCTTCCGGCGCGCGGGTTTGGAGCTCGGCGTCAGCGCCTCCGCGCTGAGCCACGCCCTCCGGCAGATGGAGGCCCGCTTCGGCGTGCGCCTGATCAACCGCACCAGCCGAAGCGTGACCCTGACCTCGGCCGGCGAGGACCTCCTCGCCGTGCTGGACGCGCCCTTCCTGGCGATCGGCTCCGCGCTCGACGTGCTCAACCGGCACCGGGACCCGGGGGACGCCGCGGGGCGGATCCGTCTCAACGTGCTCGAACATGCCAGCACGCTTCTGCTCGCCCCGGTTCTCCCCGTCTTCCACACCCGCCATCCGCGGGTGGAGATCGACATCCGGGTGTCCAACGCCCTGCTCGACGTGGTGGAGGCCGGGGCCGATGCCGGCATCCGGTACGGCGGCACGGTGCCTCAGGACATGATCGCGCAACGCCTGTCGGCGGACCTGCGCTGGGTGGTGGTTGGCGCGCCCGCCTACCTGGAACGGCACGGGACGCCCGACCATCCGCAGGCGCTGTCGGCCCATCGGTGCCTGCGCATTCGCCTCGGCGACGAGAGCCTCTACCGGTGGGAGTTCGAGCGGGCCGGCGAGCCGCTCGCGCTCGACGTGCCCGGCGCCGTCACGCTCGACAACACGCAGTTCGCGCTCGCCCTCGCGGCGGCGGGCGGAGGACTGGCCTATCTCCCGGAACCCTGCGTCGCGCCGCTGGTCGCCGCCGGGATGCTGCGGATCGTGCTTGCGGAGTGGGCGCCGATGGGCGCCGGCTTCTACCTCTACTATCCCGGACGCCGCCAGCTGCCGACCGGCCTGCGGCTGCTCATCGACCTGATCCGCGAGGTGCAGCCCCTCGGCCTGTAG
- a CDS encoding DUF6894 family protein has product MPRYFFDLDDGRHFFRDEAGTDCGDTHAIRAEVARTLAAIARDNIAIAPLANAEDPDRQALTASVRNAGNLVV; this is encoded by the coding sequence ATGCCACGCTATTTTTTTGACCTCGACGATGGTCGGCATTTCTTCCGAGATGAAGCTGGCACCGACTGTGGTGATACGCATGCCATCAGGGCTGAAGTCGCACGAACTCTCGCTGCGATCGCACGGGATAACATTGCGATCGCACCGCTTGCCAATGCGGAGGATCCAGATCGACAAGCGTTGACGGCTTCTGTCCGCAATGCCGGCAACCTTGTTGTCTGA
- a CDS encoding MFS transporter produces MDRLPWSRFHLLLVVALGITWVLDGLEVTIVGAIGPVLQDKRALGLTIQQIGGAASFYVVGAVVGALIFGWLTDRFGRRLVFYATLMIYVGGVIASALAWDFWSFALFRLVTGLGIGGEYAAINSAIDELIPAKYRGRVDLIVNGSFWLGAAAGAGASLLLLDPNLLDPDFGWRLGFGIGGVLGLGILFLRRYVPESPRWLVTHGREEEAERTVAEIERTVEAETGQTLPKADGILEVHPKKSFGFGEIFDAMVHKHRGRSVLALVLMIAQAFLFNAVFFTYGLVLAKFYGVPENRAGVFLVPLAVGNFLGPVLLGHFFDTIGRRRMIAGTFGLSGLLLTATAIVFGLDLFTAWTQTFAWIAIFFVASAAASSAYLTASEIFPLETRALAIAVFYALGTGAGGVMAPWLFTHLIESGQHWALAGGYAGAALLLVLAAVTEWKLGIDAEGKSLESIADPLSKAG; encoded by the coding sequence ATGGACCGGCTGCCCTGGAGCCGCTTCCACCTGCTGCTCGTCGTCGCCCTCGGCATCACCTGGGTGCTCGACGGGCTCGAGGTCACCATCGTCGGGGCGATCGGCCCGGTGCTGCAGGACAAGCGGGCGCTCGGCCTCACGATCCAGCAGATCGGCGGGGCGGCCTCGTTCTACGTCGTCGGCGCCGTCGTCGGCGCCCTGATCTTCGGCTGGCTCACCGACCGGTTCGGGCGCCGTCTCGTCTTCTACGCCACGCTGATGATCTATGTCGGGGGCGTCATCGCCAGCGCGCTCGCCTGGGATTTCTGGAGCTTCGCGCTGTTCCGCCTCGTCACCGGGCTCGGCATCGGCGGCGAGTACGCGGCGATCAACTCGGCGATCGACGAGCTGATCCCCGCCAAGTATCGCGGCCGGGTCGACCTCATCGTCAACGGCAGCTTCTGGCTCGGCGCCGCGGCCGGCGCAGGCGCCTCGCTGCTGCTCCTCGATCCCAACCTGCTCGACCCGGATTTCGGCTGGCGCCTCGGCTTCGGCATCGGCGGCGTGCTCGGCCTCGGCATCCTCTTCCTGCGCCGCTACGTACCCGAGAGCCCGCGCTGGCTCGTCACCCACGGCCGCGAGGAGGAGGCCGAGCGCACGGTGGCGGAGATCGAGCGCACGGTCGAGGCCGAGACCGGCCAGACGCTCCCGAAGGCCGACGGCATCCTGGAGGTGCACCCCAAGAAGAGCTTCGGCTTCGGCGAGATCTTCGACGCGATGGTGCACAAGCACCGCGGCCGCAGCGTCCTGGCTCTGGTGCTGATGATCGCCCAGGCCTTCCTGTTCAACGCGGTGTTCTTCACCTACGGGCTGGTCCTGGCGAAGTTCTACGGCGTGCCGGAGAACCGGGCCGGCGTGTTCCTGGTGCCGCTCGCCGTCGGCAACTTTTTGGGTCCCGTGCTGCTCGGCCACTTCTTCGACACGATCGGCCGGCGCCGGATGATCGCCGGCACCTTCGGCTTGAGCGGCCTGCTGCTCACGGCGACCGCGATCGTGTTCGGCCTCGACCTGTTCACCGCCTGGACCCAGACCTTCGCCTGGATCGCGATCTTCTTCGTCGCCTCGGCGGCCGCGAGCTCGGCCTACCTCACGGCGAGCGAGATCTTCCCGCTCGAGACCCGGGCGCTCGCCATCGCGGTGTTCTACGCGCTCGGCACCGGCGCCGGCGGCGTGATGGCGCCGTGGCTCTTCACCCACCTGATCGAATCCGGCCAGCACTGGGCGCTGGCCGGGGGCTATGCGGGGGCGGCCCTGCTCCTGGTCCTCGCCGCGGTGACGGAGTGGAAGCTGGGGATCGATGCGGAGGGGAAGTCGCTGGAGAGTATCGCGGATCCGTTGTCGAAGGCGGGGTGA
- a CDS encoding manganese catalase family protein: MFMRIDRLQAELPQPKRPDPNAAAALQELLGGKYGEMSTLGNYMFQSFNFRDKSKLRPFYSLVSSIFMEELGHVELVSTGVAMLNNGPGDPTPDVDVSKAPFHDMQDIRLAGSFLSNGGGAMPMNSNAASWNMDMVTTTGNIIIDLLHNFHLECGARIHKLRVYETLKDPTGREVCGYLLVRGSVHAHAYALALKKLTGVAIEQMLPTPNINLDRIPECQKYLQEGSHRRLYRFNSPDYPESAGVWSNDEVALPGDPPGNLEVVDGAPEGGKIPELDGNYGAFAPNYKPEEIFEIASKLYKKSR, translated from the coding sequence ATGTTCATGAGGATCGACCGCCTGCAGGCCGAGCTGCCGCAGCCCAAGAGGCCCGACCCGAATGCCGCCGCCGCCCTGCAGGAGCTGCTCGGCGGCAAGTACGGCGAGATGTCGACGCTCGGCAACTACATGTTCCAGAGCTTCAATTTTCGCGACAAGTCGAAGCTGCGGCCGTTCTACAGCCTGGTCTCGAGCATCTTCATGGAGGAGCTCGGCCATGTCGAGCTGGTCTCGACCGGCGTGGCGATGCTCAATAACGGCCCCGGCGATCCGACGCCGGACGTCGACGTGTCGAAGGCGCCGTTCCACGACATGCAGGACATCCGCCTCGCCGGCAGCTTCCTGAGCAACGGCGGCGGCGCGATGCCGATGAACTCGAACGCCGCGTCGTGGAACATGGACATGGTCACCACGACCGGGAACATCATCATCGACCTCCTGCACAACTTCCACCTCGAATGCGGCGCACGCATCCACAAGCTGCGCGTCTACGAGACCCTGAAGGACCCGACGGGGCGCGAGGTCTGCGGCTATCTCCTGGTGCGCGGCTCGGTGCACGCCCACGCCTACGCGCTGGCGCTGAAGAAGCTCACGGGCGTGGCGATCGAGCAGATGCTGCCGACCCCGAACATCAATCTCGACCGCATCCCCGAGTGCCAGAAATACCTGCAGGAGGGCAGCCACCGGCGGCTCTACCGCTTCAACTCGCCGGATTACCCGGAATCGGCCGGCGTGTGGTCGAACGACGAGGTGGCGCTGCCGGGCGACCCGCCGGGCAACCTCGAAGTGGTCGACGGCGCGCCCGAGGGCGGCAAGATCCCGGAGCTGGACGGCAATTACGGCGCCTTCGCGCCGAACTACAAGCCGGAAGAGATCTTCGAGATCGCGAGCAAGCTCTACAAGAAGAGCCGCTGA
- a CDS encoding cupin domain-containing protein: MDIKRSGSQPSGQGPSDWFTGTVRVDPLITAPDPARVAGAHVTFEPGARTAWHTHPLGQTLIVTFGRGLVQRAGGPIEEISAGDVVWFEPGEKHWHGATATTALTHIAIQERQDGTAVMWLEPVTDEQYRGA; encoded by the coding sequence ATGGACATCAAGCGCAGCGGTTCCCAGCCGTCCGGCCAGGGGCCGTCGGACTGGTTCACCGGCACCGTGCGGGTCGACCCGCTCATCACCGCGCCGGACCCGGCGCGGGTCGCCGGGGCGCACGTGACCTTCGAGCCCGGCGCCCGGACGGCCTGGCATACCCACCCGCTCGGCCAGACGCTGATCGTCACCTTCGGCCGGGGCCTGGTGCAGCGCGCGGGCGGCCCGATCGAGGAGATCTCCGCCGGCGACGTCGTCTGGTTCGAGCCGGGCGAAAAGCACTGGCACGGCGCGACGGCGACGACGGCACTGACGCATATCGCGATCCAGGAGCGGCAGGACGGCACCGCCGTGATGTGGCTGGAGCCCGTCACGGACGAGCAGTACCGCGGCGCGTGA
- a CDS encoding glucose 1-dehydrogenase, with amino-acid sequence MPPTSRFSGKVAFVTGAASGIGRAAALAFAAEGARVAVTDRAEAPLDRLRAEIETAGGEVLAARCDVSRPDEVEAAVARTVARFGRLDCAFNNAGVENTAAPVHEIALDEWDRILDINLRGTFVCMKHEIAQMLRQGGGVVVNTSSGAGIRGVAGGASYAASKHALIGLTRSAALDYAKANIRVNAVLPGNIETPMMDRFTGGDIQKAIDLEPVGRLGKPEEIAEAVLWMSSDLGAFVTGAAISVDGGWSL; translated from the coding sequence ATGCCCCCAACATCCCGGTTCAGCGGAAAGGTCGCCTTCGTCACCGGTGCCGCCAGCGGCATCGGCCGCGCGGCCGCCCTCGCCTTCGCGGCCGAGGGCGCGCGCGTCGCCGTCACGGACCGGGCGGAGGCGCCGCTGGACCGGCTGCGGGCCGAGATCGAGACGGCCGGCGGCGAGGTGCTGGCGGCCCGCTGCGACGTGTCCCGGCCGGACGAGGTGGAAGCCGCGGTGGCGCGCACCGTCGCGCGGTTCGGCCGCCTCGATTGCGCCTTCAACAACGCCGGCGTCGAGAACACGGCAGCGCCCGTCCATGAGATCGCCCTCGACGAGTGGGACCGGATCCTCGACATCAACCTGCGCGGGACATTCGTGTGCATGAAGCACGAGATCGCGCAGATGCTGCGGCAGGGCGGCGGGGTCGTCGTCAACACCTCGTCCGGCGCGGGCATCAGAGGTGTTGCGGGCGGTGCGAGCTACGCCGCATCCAAGCACGCCCTCATCGGCCTCACCCGGTCCGCCGCCCTCGACTATGCGAAGGCGAATATCCGGGTGAACGCCGTCCTACCCGGGAACATCGAGACGCCGATGATGGACCGGTTCACCGGCGGCGACATCCAGAAGGCGATCGACCTGGAGCCGGTCGGACGCCTGGGCAAGCCCGAGGAGATCGCGGAGGCCGTGCTGTGGATGAGTTCGGACCTCGGTGCCTTCGTGACCGGTGCCGCGATCTCGGTCGATGGCGGCTGGTCCCTCTGA
- a CDS encoding recombinase family protein: MRRSRRLGRRAADRSGFARLLEPAAARTFTVLLVTRFDRLAREIRFAVPTVSDLAESHGVVIRSVSEPIDTATPMGRTLFAILAGMAESERDVTRR; this comes from the coding sequence ATGCGCCGATCCCGGCGTCTCGGGCGCCGTGCGGCCGACCGATCCGGCTTTGCCCGCCTGCTGGAACCGGCCGCGGCCCGCACGTTCACGGTGCTGCTGGTCACCCGCTTCGATCGCCTCGCCCGCGAGATCCGGTTTGCCGTCCCGACGGTCTCGGATCTCGCCGAGAGCCACGGGGTGGTGATCCGCTCCGTCAGCGAGCCGATCGACACCGCGACCCCGATGGGCCGCACCCTGTTCGCGATCCTCGCCGGCATGGCGGAGTCGGAACGCGACGTGACCCGACGATGA
- a CDS encoding leucine-rich repeat-containing protein kinase family protein, with translation MILPPATRARLDALRRGDLAGARELRLPGGPEGRLSEVPPEILGLADTLEFLDLGQNDLTALPADFGRLRRLKVLFCSGNRFDRLPPVLGDCAALSQVGFRGSGIAEVPAESLAPALRWLTLTDNRIASLPEALGARPLLQKLMLAGNRLRALPESLGQAQNLELLRIASNGFEALPACLTALPRLAWLSWAGNPFEDRAASSPAAAAPAVFWRDLALGPLLGEGASGRVMRAAWRPAGREQGQDQASPGEGRPVALKLFKGAMTSDGLPEREMAACLAAGAHPHLTGGLGRLADHPDGTHGLLMTLLPEGWRVLAGPPSLESCSRDVYDPGLRLTQAAALRLARGVASGAAHLHARGFGHGDLYAHNVLWDGSRGEAVLSDFGAASALPPGREGAFLERLDVRAFGLLLGELRVLASLAHPALDALAAACTGPDPAARPGMAEVLDVLDAIIAETGPA, from the coding sequence ATGATCCTGCCGCCGGCGACCCGTGCGCGCCTCGACGCCCTGCGCCGCGGCGACCTGGCCGGAGCCCGGGAGCTGCGGCTCCCCGGCGGGCCGGAGGGGCGCCTCTCCGAGGTGCCGCCCGAGATCCTTGGCCTCGCCGACACGCTCGAGTTCCTCGATCTCGGCCAGAACGACCTGACCGCCCTGCCCGCCGATTTCGGCCGCCTGCGCCGGCTCAAGGTGCTGTTCTGCTCCGGCAACCGCTTCGACCGGCTGCCGCCGGTCCTCGGCGATTGCGCCGCTTTGAGCCAGGTGGGGTTTCGCGGATCCGGCATCGCCGAGGTGCCGGCCGAATCCTTGGCCCCGGCCCTGCGCTGGCTCACCCTCACCGACAACCGCATCGCCTCCCTGCCCGAGGCGCTGGGCGCCCGGCCCCTGCTGCAGAAGCTGATGCTGGCGGGCAACCGCCTGCGGGCCCTGCCGGAGAGCCTGGGCCAAGCGCAGAACCTCGAGCTCCTGCGCATCGCCTCCAACGGGTTCGAGGCGCTGCCCGCCTGCCTGACCGCCCTGCCGCGCCTCGCCTGGCTGTCCTGGGCCGGCAACCCGTTCGAGGACCGGGCCGCGTCGTCCCCGGCCGCGGCGGCGCCCGCGGTCTTCTGGCGCGACCTCGCGCTCGGCCCGCTCCTCGGCGAGGGTGCCTCCGGGCGGGTGATGCGGGCGGCGTGGCGGCCGGCCGGCCGGGAACAAGGGCAAGATCAAGCGAGCCCAGGCGAGGGACGGCCCGTCGCCCTCAAGCTGTTCAAGGGCGCGATGACCAGCGACGGCCTGCCCGAGCGCGAGATGGCGGCCTGCCTCGCGGCGGGCGCGCATCCGCACCTCACCGGCGGCCTCGGCCGCCTCGCCGACCATCCGGACGGCACGCACGGGTTGCTGATGACCCTGCTGCCGGAGGGCTGGCGGGTCCTCGCCGGTCCGCCGAGCCTGGAGAGCTGCAGCCGCGACGTCTACGATCCGGGCCTGCGCCTGACGCAAGCGGCCGCCCTGCGGCTCGCCCGCGGGGTGGCGTCGGGCGCCGCCCACCTGCACGCGCGCGGCTTCGGCCATGGCGACCTCTACGCCCACAACGTCCTGTGGGACGGGAGCCGCGGCGAGGCGGTGCTGAGCGATTTCGGCGCGGCCTCCGCCCTGCCGCCGGGCCGCGAGGGCGCGTTCCTGGAACGGCTCGACGTGCGGGCCTTCGGGCTCCTCCTCGGGGAGCTGCGGGTGCTCGCCTCCCTCGCCCATCCGGCCCTCGACGCCCTGGCGGCGGCCTGCACCGGGCCCGATCCGGCGGCGCGGCCCGGCATGGCCGAGGTGCTGGACGTCCTCGACGCCATCATCGCGGAAACGGGGCCGGCCTGA
- a CDS encoding ABC transporter permease: protein MIPPPSPLIPGPLDLALGAGFVLVNAALSAALGLGLARTILVAACRLVAQLTLVGLALRTVFGLGAPGPVVGVVAVMALAAAYEIGARQERPLRGPWRYALGGAVGAGATVVAVMVGLAALRPHPWWDPHALIPLAGIVLGSVMSGIAIGLNGFTGAVRRERGGLEARLALGATRDEALAPLTRSAIRAGLIPVLNQMAAAGLITLPGMMTGQILAGQDPQGAAASQILILFLLAGASGLGVTGAVLAASRRLTDARHRLRLDRLA, encoded by the coding sequence ATGATCCCGCCGCCCAGCCCCCTGATCCCTGGCCCTCTCGATCTCGCCCTCGGGGCCGGCTTCGTCCTCGTCAATGCCGCCTTGTCGGCGGCCCTGGGCTTGGGGCTCGCCCGCACGATCCTGGTGGCGGCCTGCCGGCTGGTGGCGCAGCTCACCCTGGTCGGGCTGGCGTTGCGCACGGTGTTCGGCCTCGGGGCACCGGGGCCGGTGGTCGGGGTGGTCGCCGTGATGGCGCTCGCCGCCGCCTACGAGATCGGCGCCCGGCAGGAGCGGCCCTTGCGGGGCCCGTGGCGCTATGCGCTCGGCGGCGCGGTGGGCGCGGGGGCGACGGTGGTCGCCGTCATGGTCGGCCTCGCGGCCTTGCGCCCGCATCCGTGGTGGGATCCGCACGCGCTGATCCCGCTCGCCGGCATCGTGCTGGGTTCGGTGATGAGCGGGATCGCGATCGGGCTCAACGGCTTCACCGGGGCGGTGCGGCGCGAGCGGGGGGGACTCGAGGCGCGCCTGGCTTTGGGCGCCACGCGGGACGAGGCGCTGGCGCCGCTCACCCGCAGCGCGATCCGGGCCGGGCTGATCCCGGTGCTCAACCAGATGGCGGCGGCGGGGCTGATCACCCTGCCGGGGATGATGACCGGCCAGATCCTCGCCGGGCAGGACCCGCAGGGGGCGGCCGCGTCACAGATCCTGATCCTGTTCCTGCTGGCGGGAGCGAGCGGCCTCGGGGTGACGGGGGCGGTCCTCGCCGCGTCGCGCCGGCTCACCGATGCGCGCCATCGCCTGCGGCTCGACCGGCTGGCGTGA
- a CDS encoding IS3 family transposase (programmed frameshift): MTKRTAPFSPEVRERAVRMVREHEGEHGSQWSAIQSIAAKIGCSGETLRNWVRQSERDQGVRPGQTTDERERIKALERENRELRQANEILRKASAYFANGGARPPVTAMISFIDDHREVYGVEPICRVLPIAPSTYYLHAARRADPEKQPVRARSDAALMIEIQRVFEANFCVYGVRKVWRQLAREGIVTARCTVARLMRRLGLAGVVRGRTVRTTIPDPAAACALDRVNRHFKAPRPNALWVSDFTYVPTWSGFVYVAFVIDVFARRIVGWRASRSAHACFVLDALEQALHERRPGQGSGLVHHSDRGSQYLALRYTERLAGAGIEPSVGSVGDSYDNALAETINGLFKAEVIHRRGPWRSFEAVEYATLEWVDWYNHRRLLAPIGNVPPAEAEARYYAHVGDQASAA; the protein is encoded by the exons ATGACGAAACGAACAGCCCCGTTTTCCCCTGAGGTGCGTGAACGTGCCGTGCGGATGGTGCGCGAGCACGAGGGCGAGCACGGCTCGCAGTGGTCGGCAATCCAGTCGATTGCCGCCAAGATCGGCTGCTCGGGCGAGACGCTGAGGAACTGGGTGCGCCAGTCCGAGCGGGATCAGGGCGTGCGACCCGGGCAGACGACGGACGAGCGCGAGCGGATCAAGGCGCTGGAGCGAGAGAACCGCGAGCTGCGCCAGGCCAACGAGATCCTGCGCAAAGCGTCGGCGTATTTCGCCA ATGGCGGAGCTCGACCGCCGGTCACGGCCATGATCAGCTTCATCGACGATCACCGGGAGGTCTACGGGGTCGAGCCGATCTGCAGGGTGCTGCCGATCGCCCCGTCGACCTACTACCTGCATGCGGCCCGACGTGCCGATCCCGAGAAGCAGCCGGTTCGTGCGCGCAGCGACGCCGCGTTGATGATCGAGATCCAGCGCGTGTTCGAGGCCAACTTCTGCGTCTACGGCGTGAGGAAGGTCTGGCGGCAACTGGCCCGGGAGGGGATCGTGACCGCGCGATGCACGGTGGCGCGGCTGATGCGCCGATTGGGCTTGGCGGGGGTGGTGCGTGGCAGGACCGTACGCACCACGATCCCCGACCCGGCCGCTGCCTGCGCTCTCGACCGCGTCAACCGCCACTTCAAGGCTCCCCGGCCGAATGCCTTGTGGGTCAGCGACTTCACCTACGTGCCGACGTGGTCGGGCTTCGTCTATGTGGCCTTCGTCATCGATGTGTTCGCCCGGCGCATCGTCGGTTGGCGGGCCTCACGCAGCGCTCACGCGTGCTTCGTCCTGGATGCTCTGGAACAGGCGCTGCACGAGCGTCGCCCTGGTCAGGGCAGCGGGCTGGTGCATCACTCGGACCGCGGCTCGCAATACTTGGCTCTACGCTATACCGAGCGCCTGGCTGGAGCAGGCATCGAGCCGTCGGTCGGCAGCGTCGGCGACAGCTACGACAATGCCTTGGCGGAGACGATCAACGGCCTGTTCAAGGCAGAGGTCATCCACCGACGCGGACCCTGGCGCTCCTTCGAGGCCGTCGAGTACGCCACCCTGGAGTGGGTCGACTGGTACAACCACCGTCGCCTCCTCGCGCCAATCGGCAACGTCCCTCCCGCCGAGGCCGAAGCGCGCTACTATGCTCACGTCGGCGACCAGGCCTCGGCCGCCTGA